In Scleropages formosus chromosome 10, fSclFor1.1, whole genome shotgun sequence, a single genomic region encodes these proteins:
- the LOC108938295 gene encoding vitamin K epoxide reductase complex subunit 1-like protein 1 — protein MAGGCVCAPGRRKMAATVLRVSTPRWECTARLVVCLLGVLLSAYALHVEREKARDPNYEAMCDVGGSVSCSRMFSSRWGRGFGLLGSIFGKNGAMDQPNSVYNLFFYVFQLLLGMTVSAMAALILMTTSIVSVMGSLYLSYILYFVLKDFCIVSVTTYILNLALFVLNYKRLVYLNEAWKQQLQTKQD, from the exons ATGGCGGGCGGGTGCGTGTGCGCGCCAGGCCGGAGGAAGATGGCGGCGACCGTCCTGAGAGTGTCAACCCCGCGGTGGGAGTGCACGGCCCGCCTCGTTGTGTGTCTGCTCGGCGTGCTGCTCTCGGCGTACGCGTTGCACGTGGAAAGGGAGAAGGCGAGGGACCCGAATTACGAAGCCATGTGCGACGTTGGCGGCTCAGTGAGCTGCTCCAgaatgttcagctccag ATGGGGCCGAGGCTTTGGGTTACTTGGATCAATATTTGGTAAAAATGGTGCAATGGACCAGCCAAACAGTGTTTATAACCTTTTCTTTTATGTATTCCAGCTGCTACTAG GAATGACGGTGAGTGCGATGGCGGCTCTGATTCTCATGACCACGTCCATCGTGTCTGTAATGGGTTCACTCTACCTAAGCTACATCCTCTACTTTGTCTTGAAAGATTTCTGTATTGTCAGTGTTACAACATATATACTGAACTTAGCCCTTTTTGTTCTCAACTACAAGCGACTTGTTTACTTGAATGAAGCCTGGAAGCAGCAGCTTCAGACTAAACAGGACTAA